Proteins encoded within one genomic window of Methanothrix harundinacea 6Ac:
- a CDS encoding RNA-guided endonuclease InsQ/TnpB family protein produces MNVLRTVTFKLRMGDRDRVTLAETMRAYTKAFSESAKWGFENKSWNKVDNHHATYKLVRLSIPDLPSSLVQGARDCACEALKACKCRSLPERRPLAAMRYNQRVVTVNLVHGIATIASIKGRIKATFFIPQNYRDYLTWKIKSSTISYDRRSDTFYLHVSLEHDDPQPITEFKVLGIDRGIVNIAVCSDNTFYNSKKVKNTRAKYAHLQKELQSKGTKSAKRKLKRLAGKERRFVTDVNHCISKQIVNSDYTVFALEDLSKIRVQKRRGKQFNHKLNNWSFYQLEQFIRYKAEAIEKHTLLVDARYTSQKCSECGHIYKGNRNGSSFRCRKCGFELHADLNASRNIAQAGISCLSRLPCQPAQCSPV; encoded by the coding sequence ATGAATGTGCTTAGAACGGTTACCTTCAAGCTTAGGATGGGCGACCGAGACCGAGTTACTCTCGCTGAAACGATGAGAGCTTATACCAAGGCTTTTTCCGAATCCGCTAAATGGGGATTTGAGAACAAGTCTTGGAACAAAGTCGATAACCATCATGCCACCTATAAGCTTGTCCGTTTAAGCATTCCTGATCTTCCTTCGTCTTTGGTACAGGGTGCAAGAGATTGCGCGTGTGAAGCTCTGAAAGCGTGCAAGTGCAGATCTCTTCCAGAGCGAAGACCGCTCGCTGCGATGAGGTACAACCAACGAGTTGTTACAGTGAACCTCGTTCACGGCATAGCTACGATTGCGTCCATCAAGGGGCGAATCAAGGCAACGTTCTTTATACCCCAGAACTACCGAGATTATCTCACTTGGAAGATCAAATCGTCCACGATATCCTATGATCGACGATCCGATACATTCTATCTGCACGTGTCTCTTGAACACGACGACCCCCAACCCATAACTGAGTTCAAGGTGCTTGGGATCGATCGAGGTATCGTGAATATTGCAGTCTGTTCCGATAACACGTTTTACAACTCGAAGAAGGTTAAAAATACCAGAGCTAAGTATGCTCACCTTCAGAAAGAGTTGCAGTCTAAAGGCACCAAGTCGGCAAAACGCAAGCTCAAGCGTCTCGCCGGTAAGGAAAGACGGTTTGTGACTGACGTGAACCACTGTATATCGAAACAGATCGTGAACTCGGATTATACGGTATTTGCTCTTGAAGACTTGAGCAAGATCCGAGTCCAGAAGCGAAGAGGTAAGCAGTTCAACCACAAGCTCAACAATTGGTCGTTTTACCAATTGGAACAGTTTATCAGGTACAAAGCGGAAGCTATTGAGAAGCATACGCTTCTCGTAGACGCCAGGTACACCTCGCAGAAGTGCTCTGAATGCGGTCACATCTACAAGGGGAACCGTAACGGTTCCTCGTTCCGGTGTCGGAAATGTGGTTTTGAACTCCATGCGGACCTTAACGCGTCTCGAAACATTGCTCAGGCGGGTATATCTTGTCTGAGTAGGCTGCCTTGTCAACCAGCCCAATGTAGTCCAGTTTAA
- a CDS encoding DUF2098 domain-containing protein, whose amino-acid sequence MAEEISEGSIVRYAGTGTVGIVKVLKTEEDGERWALLDSTGLYYHLSTLQPIDKMPERRGIGGRTMAEMEERMKAEEERMRSVKMEDESVESGG is encoded by the coding sequence ATGGCAGAGGAGATCAGCGAGGGGAGCATCGTCAGGTACGCGGGGACCGGGACGGTGGGGATCGTGAAGGTCCTGAAGACCGAAGAGGACGGCGAAAGGTGGGCGCTCCTCGATTCTACGGGGCTCTACTACCACCTGAGCACCCTCCAGCCGATCGATAAGATGCCCGAGAGGAGGGGTATCGGCGGCCGGACGATGGCGGAGATGGAGGAGAGGATGAAGGCGGAAGAGGAGAGGATGAGGTCGGTGAAGATGGAGGATGAGAGCGTCGAGAGCGGCGGATGA